One Stigmatella aurantiaca genomic region harbors:
- a CDS encoding D-alanine--D-alanine ligase family protein: MHIVILHNRDHDLLEEDPGREAREDVMRVAAFLCEALTRGTTHAEPLAVEGNRLDFVDTLRQLQPDLVINLCESLAADSRGEIIVPGLLDMLGLPYTGSSALSLGLALHKPKAKELLRARGISTPAFAVVQRLEDVKAVDLPYPLIVKPAHEDASMGVDFDSVVHTPAELARAASAVLSTFHQPALVEQFIQGREIYVPLLGNAPRRALPLTEIHFGQAFENRPNIVSYKAKWETESPECRDSTSALCRLEDTALEERLIQTAVGAFSALDCQDYGRVDLRVSSDGVPYVIDINPNCDLHPGAGFAKAAAAAGIDYPALANRLVEIALERTHGNPSHRSKGPGTARRADPPNRNVLAGRGPVRHRAGGPRAHAE, from the coding sequence ATGCACATCGTCATCCTGCATAACCGCGACCACGACCTTCTCGAGGAAGACCCAGGAAGGGAGGCCCGTGAGGATGTGATGCGCGTGGCCGCCTTTCTGTGCGAGGCGCTGACCCGGGGCACCACACACGCCGAGCCGCTCGCCGTCGAGGGAAACCGGCTGGATTTCGTGGACACCCTGCGCCAGCTGCAGCCGGACCTGGTCATCAACCTGTGCGAGTCCCTGGCGGCCGACAGCCGGGGAGAAATCATCGTCCCGGGCCTGCTGGACATGCTCGGGCTGCCCTACACCGGCTCGTCTGCCCTCTCGCTGGGCCTGGCGCTGCACAAGCCCAAGGCCAAGGAGCTGCTGCGCGCCCGGGGAATCTCCACCCCGGCCTTCGCGGTGGTGCAGCGGCTGGAGGACGTGAAGGCGGTGGACCTGCCCTACCCGCTCATCGTCAAGCCCGCGCACGAGGACGCCAGCATGGGCGTGGACTTCGACTCGGTGGTGCACACGCCGGCGGAGCTGGCCCGGGCGGCCAGCGCCGTGTTGAGCACCTTCCACCAGCCCGCCCTCGTGGAGCAGTTCATCCAGGGCCGGGAAATCTATGTGCCGCTGCTGGGCAACGCGCCGCGCCGGGCGCTTCCTCTGACGGAGATCCACTTCGGCCAGGCTTTCGAGAACCGGCCCAACATCGTCTCCTACAAAGCCAAGTGGGAAACAGAATCGCCCGAGTGCCGTGACAGCACCTCCGCGCTGTGCCGGCTGGAGGACACCGCGCTCGAGGAGCGGCTGATTCAGACCGCCGTGGGAGCCTTCTCGGCGCTGGACTGCCAGGACTACGGGCGCGTAGACCTGCGCGTCTCCTCCGATGGCGTGCCGTACGTCATCGACATCAACCCCAACTGCGATCTCCACCCCGGTGCGGGATTCGCCAAGGCCGCCGCGGCGGCCGGCATCGACTATCCCGCCCTGGCCAACCGCCTGGTGGAGATCGCCCTGGAAAGGACCCATGGAAATCCGTCCCATCGAAGCAAAGGACCGGGAACCGCTCGCCGCGCTGATCCGCCGAATCGAAACGTTCTCGCCGGAAGAGGTCCAGTGCGCCATCGAGCTGGTGGACCTCGCGCTCACGCCGAATAA
- a CDS encoding GNAT family N-acetyltransferase: protein MDLALTPNNPDYTILVADRDGTGGIVGYVCYGATPMTEGTYDLYWIASDPTVRGQGVGASLISGMEGDMRRRGARIIRVETSATEAYGPTRGFYASMKYKEESRFRDFYKVGDDLIVLAKRL, encoded by the coding sequence GTGGACCTCGCGCTCACGCCGAATAACCCCGACTACACCATCCTCGTGGCGGACCGGGACGGCACCGGGGGCATCGTGGGCTACGTGTGCTACGGGGCCACGCCGATGACCGAGGGGACGTACGACTTGTATTGGATTGCCTCGGACCCCACGGTGCGGGGCCAGGGCGTGGGCGCCTCGTTGATCTCCGGCATGGAAGGGGACATGCGGCGGCGCGGGGCCCGCATCATCCGCGTAGAGACGAGCGCCACGGAGGCCTATGGCCCCACGCGCGGCTTCTACGCCTCCATGAAGTACAAGGAAGAGTCCCGGTTCCGGGACTTCTACAAGGTCGGGGACGACCTGATCGTCCTGGCCAAGCGGCTCTAA